One Saimiri boliviensis isolate mSaiBol1 chromosome 5, mSaiBol1.pri, whole genome shotgun sequence genomic window carries:
- the SPHKAP gene encoding A-kinase anchor protein SPHKAP isoform X2: protein MDGNSLLSVPSNLEPSRMYDVLEPQQGSGCGSSGSSQGNSITACKKVLRSNSLLESTDYWLQNQRMPCQIGFIEDKSENCASVCFVNLDVNKDECSTEHLQQKLVNVSPDLPKLISSMNVQQPKENEIVVLSGLASGNLQADFEVSQCPWLPDICLVQCARGNRPNSTNCIIFEINKFLIGLELVQERQLHLETSILKLEDDTNCSLSSIEEDFLTASEHLEEENEVDESRNGYENINISSNVLESKQPKGATQEEWNHNKEKWLYALEDKYINKHHTPLVKTERSPENLTKNIASQSLDPSAKPSQWKREAVGSERQATHYYYSEAFKDQVEKSQALYIPKNVYFPMMDKDVPSACAVAEQRSSLNPGDHEDTSTLPPIQDGEVTTGKYATNLAESVLQDAFIRLSQSQPTLLQEYAASVSVGSSLLPSCYSTKDTMVSQSWNELPKIVVVQSPDGSDAPTEPGISSWPETEVSVETSGILSGENSSRQAQSAVEVALACAATVIGTISSPQATERLKMEQVDSHCPLGGSGSQQTQPSQGLKEPSINEYSFPSALCGMTQVASAVAVCGLGEREEVTCSVAPSGGLLPAADASEAIPPLGSLASIELGREAIAEALLKEAALVLTRPNTYSSMGDFLESMNRRIMETASKSQTLCSENVLRNELAHTLSNVILKHSIDEVYQKNMIINPNDDRHSSEILDTLMESTNQLLFDVICFTFKKMSHIVRLGECPAVLSKETIRRRETEPGCQPSDPGASQAWTKATESSSSSPLSDAHTSLVIHNLVGDMHSKQDKGGVRPGLFKNPTLQSDLSHSPRVPNSSTAKTSPKEIYLKGTAGEDTKSPHLSENECRVSLEAQRSPTVSQRRSGSQEAGDSIHPNTQEKYNCATSHNNEVQVNLSLLGDDLLLPAQSVLQAKHADIYCITDFAEELADTVVSMATEIAAICLDNSSGKQPWFCAWKRGSEFLMTPNVPCRSLKRKKEIQGSGAAVRKHKPPRLSEIKRKTDEHPELKEKLMNRVVDESMNLEDVPDSVNLFANEVAAKIMNLTEFSMVDGMWQAQGYSRNRLLSGGDRWSRLKTSSCESIPEEDSEAGAYVNSLGLMSTLSQPVSRASSVSKQSSCESITDEFSRFMVNQMENEGRGFELLLDYYAGKNASSILSSAMQQACRKSDHLSVRSSCPSKQSSTESITEEFYRYMLRDIERDSRDSASSRRSSQDWTAGLLSPSLRSPACHRQSSMPDSRSPCSRLTVNVPIKANSLDGFAQNCPQDFLSVQPVSSASSSGLCKSDSCLYRRGGTDHITSMLIHETWANSIEALMRKNKIIVDDVGRADPEPVSSVSPSQAEKCAYRSASSRMCGGPTLLVQESLDGPRKDSVTECKQPRAPSLSKITSLTNHNRLDCKKETSSCQDTVPVNHKRRSLCSREVPLIQIETDQREARAGEPEPFLSKSSRLEEAEAHLNDENIPAVVRGGDTAVNTCQIHSDNFDARDVPEAESSTEARAPEESPNPPSSSEESTGSWSQLATEEDNPDDTSSFLQLSERSMSNGNSSATSSLGIMDLDIYQESMPSSPMINELVEEKEILKGQSESIEASASGLPMGTASPQRSLLVINFDLEPECPDAELRATLQWIAASELGIPTIYFKKSQENRIEKFLDVVRLVHRKSWKVGDIFHAVVQYCKMQEEQKDRSLSLFDWLLELG from the exons GTCTGTTTCGTGAATCTGGATGTGAACAAGGATGAATGCAGCACAGAGCACCTGCAACAG AAACTGGTCAACGTTTCACCAGATCTTCCAAAACTTATCAGTTCCATGAATGTCCAAcaaccaaaagaaaatgaaattgtcgTCCTAAGTGGGTTAGCCTCTGGAAATCTCCAGGCAGATTTTGAAGTTTCCCAG TGCCCTTGGCTGCCAGATATCTGCTTGGTCCAATGTGCAAGAGGGAACAGACCAAACAGTACCAATTGCATCATCTTTGAAATCAACAAATTTTTGATTGGTCTGGAACTGGTGCAGGAGCGACAGCTCCACCTAGAAACAAGCATCTTGAAACTGGAGGATGACACAAACTGTTCCTTATCCTCAATTGAGGAAGACTTTCTCACTGCTTCTGAGCACCTGGAGGAAGAGAATGAGGTGGACGAATCTAGGAACG gttatgaaaatataaatatctcaTCCAATGTTTTGGAAAGTAAGCAGCCAAAGGGTGCCACCCAGGAGGAATGGAATCACAACAAAGAAAAGTGGCTTTATGCTTTGGAAGACAAATACATCAACAAACATCACACACCGTTGGTTAAAACAGAACGATCTCCAGAAAACCTAACAAAGAACATAGCCTCGCAGAGTCTAGATCCCTCAGCCAAGCCATCACAGTGGAAACGTGAAGCTGTGGGGAGTGAGAGACAAGccacacattattattattcagaaGCTTTTAAAGACCAGGTGGAAAAATCACAGGCACTGTATATTCCAAAGAATGTTTATTTCCCCATGATGGATAAAGATGTGCCTTCTGCATGTGCTGTGGCTGAACAGAGAAGCAGCCTAAACCCAGGAGATCATGAAGACACAAGCACTCTCCCTCCTATACAAGATGGAGAAGTCACAACTGGCAAGTATGCTACAAATTTAGCAGAATCCGTGCTGCAGGATGCATTTATCAGATTATCTCAGTCTCAGCCCACCTTACTCCAGGAATATGCAGCCAGTGTTTCTGTAGGAAGTTCTCTGCTTCCCAGTTGCTATTCCACAAAAGATACAATGGTTTCTCAGTCATGGAATGAGCTCCCCAAAATCGTCGTTGTTCAGAGTCCAGATGGCAGCGATGCCCCCACTGAGCCAGGTATCTCCTCATGGCCCGAGACGGAAGTCTCTGTTGAAACCTCAGGCATCCTCTCGGGAGAGAACTCCAGCAGACAAGCCCAGAGTGCTGTAGAAGTGGCATTAGCTTGTGCAGCCACTGTGATTGGAACCATTTCCAGTCCACAGGCCACAGAAAGACTCAAAATGGAGCAAGTGGATTCACACTGTCCACTAGGTGGCAGTGGTTCACAGCAAACTCAACCATCCCAAGGACTCAAGGAACCTTCCATCAATGAGTACTCCTTTCCATCTGCTTTGTGTGGCATGACTCAAGTGGCCAGTGCCGTGGCCGTCTGTGGTCTGGGTGAAAGAGAAGAGGTGACATGCTCAGTGGCTCCAAGTGGTGGTCTCTTGCCTGCAGCTGATGCTTCTGAAGCCATCCCCCCACTTGGTAGTTTAGCAAGCATAGAGCTTGGCAGGGAAGCTATTGCAGAGGCATTGCTCAAGGAGGCTGCTCTGGTTTTAACAAGGCCTAATACCTACAGCAGCATGGGAGACTTCCTGGAATCCATGAACAGGAGAATCATGGAAACTGCTTCAAAGTCTCAGACCCTGTGCTCAGAAAATGTCCTCAGGAATGAACTGGCACATACGCTGTCTAATGTTATCCTGAAGCATTCCATTGATGAAGTTTACCAGAAAAATATGATCATCAACCCCAATGACGACAGGCATTCATCTGAAATTCTGGACACCTTAATGGAAAGTACAAACCAACTGCTCTTTGATGTGATATGCTTCACGTTCAAGAAGATGAGCCACATTGTACGGCTTGGTGAATGTCCTGCTGTCCTTTCTAAGGAGACCATCAGAAGGAGGGAGACAGAACCAGGCTGCCAGCCATCGGATCCAGGTGCTAGTCAAGCATGGACAAAAGCCACCGAATCCTCTAGCAGCTCTCCACTTAGCGATGCACACACTAGTCTTGTCATCCACAATCTTGTGGGGGACATGCATTCAAAACAAGACAAGGGTGGAGTGAGGCCAGGCCTCTTCAAGAACCCCACGCTGCAGTCAGATTTATCACATAGTCCCAGAGTACCCAACTCTTCGACTGCTAAAACATCCCCCAAGGAAATATATCTGAAAGGAACAGCGGGAGAGGATACAAAAAGCCCTCATCTCAGTGAGAATGAATGCAGAGTCTCTTTGGAAGCACAAAGGTCCCCAACAGTCAGCCAGCGCAGAAGTGGTtcccaggaggctggggacagTATCCACCCAAACACCCAAGAAAAGTACAACTGTGCCACATCTCACAACAATGAAGTTCAAGTCAACCTGTCCTTGTTAGGGGATGACTTACTGCTTCCTGCTCAATCCGTGCTTCAAGCGAAGCATGCAGACATCTACTGCATTACAGACTTTGCGGAAGAATTAGCAGACACGGTCGTCTCCATGGCAACTGAAATCGCAGCGATTTGCCTTGACAACTCCAGTGGAAAACAACCCTGGTTTTGTGCATGGAAAAGAGGGAGTGAGTTTCTGATGACACCCAACGTACCCTGCCGCTccttgaagagaaagaaagagatccaGGGGAGCGGGGCTGCTGTGAGGAAACACAAGCCTCCCCGGCTCAGTGAGATCAAGAGGAAGACGGATGAGCACCCTGAGCTTAAAGAGAAGCTCATGAACAGGGTTGTGGACGAGTCCATGAACCTTGAGGATGTCCCAGATTCTGTCAATCTTTTTGCCAATGAAGTGGCAGCCAAGATCATGAACCTGACGGAGTTCTCGATGGTGGATGGCATGTGGCAGGCACAGGGCTATTCCCGGAATAGGTTACTGAGTGGTGGCGACAGGTGGAGCCGGCTGAAGACCTCCAGCTGCGAAAGCATTCCTGAAGAAGACTCCGAGGCCGGGGCCTATGTCAACAGCCTGGGGTTAATGAGCACCCTGAGCCAGCCCGTCAGCAGGGCCAGCTCTGTCTCCAAGCAGTCCAGCTGTGAGAGCATCACCGATGAGTTTTCCAGGTTCATGGTGAACCAGATGGAAAATGAAGGGAGAGGATTTGAGTTACTGCTGGATTACTATGCCGGCAAGAACGCCAGCAGCATTCTGAGCTCGGCCATGCAACAGGCTTGCCGGAAAAGTGACCACCTCAGCGTGAGGTCGAGCTGTCCCTCTAAGCAGTCCAGCACAGAGAGCATCACCGAGGAGTTCTACAGGTACATGCTGAGGGACATCGAAAGAGACAGCAGAGACAGCGCCTCCTCCAGACGGAGCAGCCAGGACTGGACAGCTGGACTACTATCTCCTTCTCTGCGATCTCCAGCCTGCCACAGACAGTCATCCATGCCAGACAGCAGGTCCCCATGCTCCAGGCTGACAGTGAATGTGCCCATCAAAGCCAACTCTTTAGATGGCTTTGCTCAGAACTGCCCACAAGATTTCCTAAGCGTGCAGCCGGTCAGTAGCGCGTCCTCATCCGGTCTCTGCAAATCTGACTCTTGTTTGTATCGGAGAGGTGGGACTGACCACATCACAAGCATGTTAATTCATGAAACGTGGGCTAACTCCATCGAAGCCCTCATGCGGAAGAACAAAATCATTGTGGATGATGTAGGGAGAGCTGACCCGGAGCCTGTTTCCAGTGTCTCTCCCTCGCAAGCAGAGAAATGTGCATATAGATCAGCTTCGAGCAGGATGTGCGGTGGGCCAACTCTACTTGTTCAGGAGTCGCTCGATGGCCCGAGGAAAGACTCTGTTACTGAATGCAAACAGCCCCGAGCGCCATCTTTGAGCAAAATTACTTCTCTTACAAACCACAACCGTTTAGATTGTAAAAAAGAAACTTCCTCGTGCCAGGACACTGTCCCAGTAAACCACAAAAGGCGATCACTTTGCTCGAGGGAAGTGCCTTTGATTCAGATTGAAACGGATCAGAGAGAAGCGCGTGCTGGGGAACCTGAGCCCTTCCTTTCCAAAAGCAGCCGCCTAGAGGAAGCAGAAGCGCATCTGAACGACGAAAACATCCCAGCTGTGGTGAGAGGTGGAGACACAGCCGTGAACACCTGTCAAATCCATAG TGACAACTTTGATGCCAGAGATGTACCAGAGGCTGAATCCTCTACAGAAGCCAGAGCCCCCGAAGAATCCCCCAACCCTCCAAGCAGCAGTGAGGAGAGCACAGGCAGCTGGTCCCAGCTCGCCACCGAGGAGGACAACCCAGATGATACAAGTAGCTTTCTGCAGCTCAGTGAGCGATCCATGAG CAATGGCAACAGTAGTGCCACTAGCAGTCTTGGCATTATGGACCTGGACATTTATCAGGAAAGCATGCCATCTTCTCCCATGATTAA tgaattagtagaagaaaaggagATTCTTAAAGGACAGTCAGAAAGCATAGAGG CATCTGCGTCTGGACTGCCCATGGGAACAGCCAGTCCCCAGAGGAGCCTGCTGGTGATCAACTTTGACCTGGAGCCAGAATGTCCAGACGCCGAGCTCCGAGCCACTCTGCAGTGGATAGCTGCCTCTGAACTTGGGATTCCCACCATCTACTTTAAGAAATCTCAGGAAAACAGAATTGAAAAG
- the SPHKAP gene encoding A-kinase anchor protein SPHKAP isoform X1, with protein MATLCSRYQAMWVVEPNSPTCLSAALPTRRHSQESSNLEPSRMYDVLEPQQGSGCGSSGSSQGNSITACKKVLRSNSLLESTDYWLQNQRMPCQIGFIEDKSENCASVCFVNLDVNKDECSTEHLQQKLVNVSPDLPKLISSMNVQQPKENEIVVLSGLASGNLQADFEVSQCPWLPDICLVQCARGNRPNSTNCIIFEINKFLIGLELVQERQLHLETSILKLEDDTNCSLSSIEEDFLTASEHLEEENEVDESRNGYENINISSNVLESKQPKGATQEEWNHNKEKWLYALEDKYINKHHTPLVKTERSPENLTKNIASQSLDPSAKPSQWKREAVGSERQATHYYYSEAFKDQVEKSQALYIPKNVYFPMMDKDVPSACAVAEQRSSLNPGDHEDTSTLPPIQDGEVTTGKYATNLAESVLQDAFIRLSQSQPTLLQEYAASVSVGSSLLPSCYSTKDTMVSQSWNELPKIVVVQSPDGSDAPTEPGISSWPETEVSVETSGILSGENSSRQAQSAVEVALACAATVIGTISSPQATERLKMEQVDSHCPLGGSGSQQTQPSQGLKEPSINEYSFPSALCGMTQVASAVAVCGLGEREEVTCSVAPSGGLLPAADASEAIPPLGSLASIELGREAIAEALLKEAALVLTRPNTYSSMGDFLESMNRRIMETASKSQTLCSENVLRNELAHTLSNVILKHSIDEVYQKNMIINPNDDRHSSEILDTLMESTNQLLFDVICFTFKKMSHIVRLGECPAVLSKETIRRRETEPGCQPSDPGASQAWTKATESSSSSPLSDAHTSLVIHNLVGDMHSKQDKGGVRPGLFKNPTLQSDLSHSPRVPNSSTAKTSPKEIYLKGTAGEDTKSPHLSENECRVSLEAQRSPTVSQRRSGSQEAGDSIHPNTQEKYNCATSHNNEVQVNLSLLGDDLLLPAQSVLQAKHADIYCITDFAEELADTVVSMATEIAAICLDNSSGKQPWFCAWKRGSEFLMTPNVPCRSLKRKKEIQGSGAAVRKHKPPRLSEIKRKTDEHPELKEKLMNRVVDESMNLEDVPDSVNLFANEVAAKIMNLTEFSMVDGMWQAQGYSRNRLLSGGDRWSRLKTSSCESIPEEDSEAGAYVNSLGLMSTLSQPVSRASSVSKQSSCESITDEFSRFMVNQMENEGRGFELLLDYYAGKNASSILSSAMQQACRKSDHLSVRSSCPSKQSSTESITEEFYRYMLRDIERDSRDSASSRRSSQDWTAGLLSPSLRSPACHRQSSMPDSRSPCSRLTVNVPIKANSLDGFAQNCPQDFLSVQPVSSASSSGLCKSDSCLYRRGGTDHITSMLIHETWANSIEALMRKNKIIVDDVGRADPEPVSSVSPSQAEKCAYRSASSRMCGGPTLLVQESLDGPRKDSVTECKQPRAPSLSKITSLTNHNRLDCKKETSSCQDTVPVNHKRRSLCSREVPLIQIETDQREARAGEPEPFLSKSSRLEEAEAHLNDENIPAVVRGGDTAVNTCQIHSDNFDARDVPEAESSTEARAPEESPNPPSSSEESTGSWSQLATEEDNPDDTSSFLQLSERSMSNGNSSATSSLGIMDLDIYQESMPSSPMINELVEEKEILKGQSESIEASASGLPMGTASPQRSLLVINFDLEPECPDAELRATLQWIAASELGIPTIYFKKSQENRIEKFLDVVRLVHRKSWKVGDIFHAVVQYCKMQEEQKDRSLSLFDWLLELG; from the exons GTCTGTTTCGTGAATCTGGATGTGAACAAGGATGAATGCAGCACAGAGCACCTGCAACAG AAACTGGTCAACGTTTCACCAGATCTTCCAAAACTTATCAGTTCCATGAATGTCCAAcaaccaaaagaaaatgaaattgtcgTCCTAAGTGGGTTAGCCTCTGGAAATCTCCAGGCAGATTTTGAAGTTTCCCAG TGCCCTTGGCTGCCAGATATCTGCTTGGTCCAATGTGCAAGAGGGAACAGACCAAACAGTACCAATTGCATCATCTTTGAAATCAACAAATTTTTGATTGGTCTGGAACTGGTGCAGGAGCGACAGCTCCACCTAGAAACAAGCATCTTGAAACTGGAGGATGACACAAACTGTTCCTTATCCTCAATTGAGGAAGACTTTCTCACTGCTTCTGAGCACCTGGAGGAAGAGAATGAGGTGGACGAATCTAGGAACG gttatgaaaatataaatatctcaTCCAATGTTTTGGAAAGTAAGCAGCCAAAGGGTGCCACCCAGGAGGAATGGAATCACAACAAAGAAAAGTGGCTTTATGCTTTGGAAGACAAATACATCAACAAACATCACACACCGTTGGTTAAAACAGAACGATCTCCAGAAAACCTAACAAAGAACATAGCCTCGCAGAGTCTAGATCCCTCAGCCAAGCCATCACAGTGGAAACGTGAAGCTGTGGGGAGTGAGAGACAAGccacacattattattattcagaaGCTTTTAAAGACCAGGTGGAAAAATCACAGGCACTGTATATTCCAAAGAATGTTTATTTCCCCATGATGGATAAAGATGTGCCTTCTGCATGTGCTGTGGCTGAACAGAGAAGCAGCCTAAACCCAGGAGATCATGAAGACACAAGCACTCTCCCTCCTATACAAGATGGAGAAGTCACAACTGGCAAGTATGCTACAAATTTAGCAGAATCCGTGCTGCAGGATGCATTTATCAGATTATCTCAGTCTCAGCCCACCTTACTCCAGGAATATGCAGCCAGTGTTTCTGTAGGAAGTTCTCTGCTTCCCAGTTGCTATTCCACAAAAGATACAATGGTTTCTCAGTCATGGAATGAGCTCCCCAAAATCGTCGTTGTTCAGAGTCCAGATGGCAGCGATGCCCCCACTGAGCCAGGTATCTCCTCATGGCCCGAGACGGAAGTCTCTGTTGAAACCTCAGGCATCCTCTCGGGAGAGAACTCCAGCAGACAAGCCCAGAGTGCTGTAGAAGTGGCATTAGCTTGTGCAGCCACTGTGATTGGAACCATTTCCAGTCCACAGGCCACAGAAAGACTCAAAATGGAGCAAGTGGATTCACACTGTCCACTAGGTGGCAGTGGTTCACAGCAAACTCAACCATCCCAAGGACTCAAGGAACCTTCCATCAATGAGTACTCCTTTCCATCTGCTTTGTGTGGCATGACTCAAGTGGCCAGTGCCGTGGCCGTCTGTGGTCTGGGTGAAAGAGAAGAGGTGACATGCTCAGTGGCTCCAAGTGGTGGTCTCTTGCCTGCAGCTGATGCTTCTGAAGCCATCCCCCCACTTGGTAGTTTAGCAAGCATAGAGCTTGGCAGGGAAGCTATTGCAGAGGCATTGCTCAAGGAGGCTGCTCTGGTTTTAACAAGGCCTAATACCTACAGCAGCATGGGAGACTTCCTGGAATCCATGAACAGGAGAATCATGGAAACTGCTTCAAAGTCTCAGACCCTGTGCTCAGAAAATGTCCTCAGGAATGAACTGGCACATACGCTGTCTAATGTTATCCTGAAGCATTCCATTGATGAAGTTTACCAGAAAAATATGATCATCAACCCCAATGACGACAGGCATTCATCTGAAATTCTGGACACCTTAATGGAAAGTACAAACCAACTGCTCTTTGATGTGATATGCTTCACGTTCAAGAAGATGAGCCACATTGTACGGCTTGGTGAATGTCCTGCTGTCCTTTCTAAGGAGACCATCAGAAGGAGGGAGACAGAACCAGGCTGCCAGCCATCGGATCCAGGTGCTAGTCAAGCATGGACAAAAGCCACCGAATCCTCTAGCAGCTCTCCACTTAGCGATGCACACACTAGTCTTGTCATCCACAATCTTGTGGGGGACATGCATTCAAAACAAGACAAGGGTGGAGTGAGGCCAGGCCTCTTCAAGAACCCCACGCTGCAGTCAGATTTATCACATAGTCCCAGAGTACCCAACTCTTCGACTGCTAAAACATCCCCCAAGGAAATATATCTGAAAGGAACAGCGGGAGAGGATACAAAAAGCCCTCATCTCAGTGAGAATGAATGCAGAGTCTCTTTGGAAGCACAAAGGTCCCCAACAGTCAGCCAGCGCAGAAGTGGTtcccaggaggctggggacagTATCCACCCAAACACCCAAGAAAAGTACAACTGTGCCACATCTCACAACAATGAAGTTCAAGTCAACCTGTCCTTGTTAGGGGATGACTTACTGCTTCCTGCTCAATCCGTGCTTCAAGCGAAGCATGCAGACATCTACTGCATTACAGACTTTGCGGAAGAATTAGCAGACACGGTCGTCTCCATGGCAACTGAAATCGCAGCGATTTGCCTTGACAACTCCAGTGGAAAACAACCCTGGTTTTGTGCATGGAAAAGAGGGAGTGAGTTTCTGATGACACCCAACGTACCCTGCCGCTccttgaagagaaagaaagagatccaGGGGAGCGGGGCTGCTGTGAGGAAACACAAGCCTCCCCGGCTCAGTGAGATCAAGAGGAAGACGGATGAGCACCCTGAGCTTAAAGAGAAGCTCATGAACAGGGTTGTGGACGAGTCCATGAACCTTGAGGATGTCCCAGATTCTGTCAATCTTTTTGCCAATGAAGTGGCAGCCAAGATCATGAACCTGACGGAGTTCTCGATGGTGGATGGCATGTGGCAGGCACAGGGCTATTCCCGGAATAGGTTACTGAGTGGTGGCGACAGGTGGAGCCGGCTGAAGACCTCCAGCTGCGAAAGCATTCCTGAAGAAGACTCCGAGGCCGGGGCCTATGTCAACAGCCTGGGGTTAATGAGCACCCTGAGCCAGCCCGTCAGCAGGGCCAGCTCTGTCTCCAAGCAGTCCAGCTGTGAGAGCATCACCGATGAGTTTTCCAGGTTCATGGTGAACCAGATGGAAAATGAAGGGAGAGGATTTGAGTTACTGCTGGATTACTATGCCGGCAAGAACGCCAGCAGCATTCTGAGCTCGGCCATGCAACAGGCTTGCCGGAAAAGTGACCACCTCAGCGTGAGGTCGAGCTGTCCCTCTAAGCAGTCCAGCACAGAGAGCATCACCGAGGAGTTCTACAGGTACATGCTGAGGGACATCGAAAGAGACAGCAGAGACAGCGCCTCCTCCAGACGGAGCAGCCAGGACTGGACAGCTGGACTACTATCTCCTTCTCTGCGATCTCCAGCCTGCCACAGACAGTCATCCATGCCAGACAGCAGGTCCCCATGCTCCAGGCTGACAGTGAATGTGCCCATCAAAGCCAACTCTTTAGATGGCTTTGCTCAGAACTGCCCACAAGATTTCCTAAGCGTGCAGCCGGTCAGTAGCGCGTCCTCATCCGGTCTCTGCAAATCTGACTCTTGTTTGTATCGGAGAGGTGGGACTGACCACATCACAAGCATGTTAATTCATGAAACGTGGGCTAACTCCATCGAAGCCCTCATGCGGAAGAACAAAATCATTGTGGATGATGTAGGGAGAGCTGACCCGGAGCCTGTTTCCAGTGTCTCTCCCTCGCAAGCAGAGAAATGTGCATATAGATCAGCTTCGAGCAGGATGTGCGGTGGGCCAACTCTACTTGTTCAGGAGTCGCTCGATGGCCCGAGGAAAGACTCTGTTACTGAATGCAAACAGCCCCGAGCGCCATCTTTGAGCAAAATTACTTCTCTTACAAACCACAACCGTTTAGATTGTAAAAAAGAAACTTCCTCGTGCCAGGACACTGTCCCAGTAAACCACAAAAGGCGATCACTTTGCTCGAGGGAAGTGCCTTTGATTCAGATTGAAACGGATCAGAGAGAAGCGCGTGCTGGGGAACCTGAGCCCTTCCTTTCCAAAAGCAGCCGCCTAGAGGAAGCAGAAGCGCATCTGAACGACGAAAACATCCCAGCTGTGGTGAGAGGTGGAGACACAGCCGTGAACACCTGTCAAATCCATAG TGACAACTTTGATGCCAGAGATGTACCAGAGGCTGAATCCTCTACAGAAGCCAGAGCCCCCGAAGAATCCCCCAACCCTCCAAGCAGCAGTGAGGAGAGCACAGGCAGCTGGTCCCAGCTCGCCACCGAGGAGGACAACCCAGATGATACAAGTAGCTTTCTGCAGCTCAGTGAGCGATCCATGAG CAATGGCAACAGTAGTGCCACTAGCAGTCTTGGCATTATGGACCTGGACATTTATCAGGAAAGCATGCCATCTTCTCCCATGATTAA tgaattagtagaagaaaaggagATTCTTAAAGGACAGTCAGAAAGCATAGAGG CATCTGCGTCTGGACTGCCCATGGGAACAGCCAGTCCCCAGAGGAGCCTGCTGGTGATCAACTTTGACCTGGAGCCAGAATGTCCAGACGCCGAGCTCCGAGCCACTCTGCAGTGGATAGCTGCCTCTGAACTTGGGATTCCCACCATCTACTTTAAGAAATCTCAGGAAAACAGAATTGAAAAG